The sequence below is a genomic window from Candidatus Poribacteria bacterium.
TTCGTCACACAGGACGGCGGTGCACCACAAGTAGCAGATGTGAGCGTCAAAGTAAAAGGACCGAGATTTGAGAATCTGACTGAACTCACCGGCGTTTTTAAGACAGCCCTATCTCAGATAGATGGCGTTTACGATATCCGAGATGACTTCAGTATCGGAAAATCTGAACTGCACATCTCCTTGAATCAGGAAAAAGCATATCAATATGGATTAACGACGTTTCAGGTTGCACAAACCGTTCGGACAGCGATTGACGGGGCGAAAGCGACAACCTATCGTGAAGCAGATGAAGCGATTGATGTCATCGTCAAATATGAGGAGGATGCCCTTACAAATCTTGCTGAACTTAATAACCTCTTGATTGCAACACCCACCGGTGCTATTGTTCCACTCAAGGATGTTGCGGACATTGTGGAGGAGAAGGGATATGCAGATATCCATCGATTCGAGGGAGAACGGGCAATTACGGTTTATGCCTCGGTAAATAGAGAAAAGACGACTGCCTTTAAAGTGAATCAATCACTCATCAGCGCATTTGCTGATATAGAATCTTTGTATCCGGGATACTACCTCGATTTTCGAGGGGTTTTTGATGAAATTACAGAATCCTTTTCCGAGTTGTGGAAGTTGTTCATTGTTGGGCTATTGCTCATCTATGTTGTATTGGGGGCACAATTCAGGTCGTTTATACAACCGATTATCATTATGTTTGCTGTTCCATTCGGTATGATCGGGGCGATGATTGGCCTCCTCCTTTCCAATGCGACGCTTAGTATCGTCGCTATGTTTGGTATCGTTGCACTCGCGGGGATTGTGGTGAACGATTCAATTGTTCTTATCGACTTCATGAACAAGTACCGAGAAAAGGGGTATAACAAGTGGTACGCTATTCTGAAAGGCAGTAGTCTCCGATTGCGTCCAATTGTTCTCACCACGGTGACGACGATTTTCGGACTCATTCCGATGGCAATCGGGTTAGGTGGTAAGTCGCCTATCTGGATGCCGATGGCATATACCATCATTTTCGGACTCGCTGTTGCAACATTGATGACGCTGTTCGTGATGCCGGGATTATATGCCATCACAACCGATGTCCGAAGGATATTCCTGAAAAACCCAGAAGCACGCTTCCGTCCCGTCTCAGACGAAGAATTGTCGAGGGTGGCAGTTCCTGCAGATGATTAAACAGAAACGTAGAGCGAAATCTCGGAATCTCATTTTATCCACTTTCGCATTCTACAAAATAGATAGGAAATTAACATGAAAATTACTTTTATCGGTGTTGGTGGTATCACCAGAAGTTACCGCCAAAGCCTCAACCAACTCGAACGTCGGATTGCAGCAGTCTGCGATATAAATGCCGAACGCGTCGCATCTATCGCTGATGAAGAAAATGCGACAGCATACACCGACCACAATGAAATGCTACAGACAGAGAAACCCGATGTCGTATTCATCTGCATCCCACCCGGTGCACATACGACGCAGGTGGCTGACGCAGCGGCATCTGGCGCAGCTGTCTTTGTCGCCAAACCCGTCGCACAGGATCTGGAAACCGCGCAACACGCTCGCGATGCGATTGCCACTGCAGGCGTTATCAACCAAGTCGGTTATATGGCGCGCTACAGCGACATCACAGCGAAAGCAAAGGAACTCGTTGGTGATCGTCAACTCACAATGGGGATCGGACGGTTTCTCACAAGGATGGGGGCGGGGCATCCGTGGTGGGGAAAATACGAGGTCTCACGCGGACAGATGGTCGAACAGACAACCCATGTTTTCGACCTCATCCGCTACTTCCTCGGCGATGTCGCAAATGTCCATGCCTACGGTATCAAGGGGGTTTCTGAGGGTATCGCTGACTTTGAGGAGTGCACCGTTTGTAATATGCAGTTTGAGAGTGGCGCGGTAGGCAGTATCACGAGTACCTGTGTTGCACGCGCACACGACCATTTCGCAACCGAATTGGTCGGCGATGACTTCTATCTCAAACTCACGCTTGACCTCGGATTGCGCGGACAAATCAGCGGTGAGGCGATCGACTACACCGGCACGGAAGCTGGTTACTTCCGACAGGTTGAGCAGTTCATCAAAGCAGTTGAAGCCAACGACCAAGGATTGGTCATTTCGCCCTACGCCGATGCTGTCAAGTCTCTCGCTGCCACACTCGCGGCGAACCGTTCGTTGGAATCAGGACAGGTTGAACCGATGGCTCTCTGACTTATCCGAGTAGGCGCGTTTGCGAAGCGAGCCTGCTACATGGAAGTTAGAAAAACGTCAGATACGGTTTTTCATTTATCTCCCGCCATAAGAGGACTGCGAGTTCGCGGGCATGGTAATCTCCCCACATGGAAGCCTCGCCACACGGAATCTTCCTGCCCTCTGGCACATGATCCCAGCCATTCGGACGGTGATACACCGAATGCAACAATAACCCTTGATGTGTCTCGGATTCAGAAAGATACGGTTCAGCGAAGAGCGTTTTCGCGACCGTTAAACCTGCTTGATAATAGGAATCTCCAGCCTCCGACTCGCCATGCTTTCTGAGATAGTTGCCGAGTCGAATTAAGCCTTGCGCCGCAATCGCCGCTGCGGAGCTATCCACGGGTTCCAAATCGTTATAGGGATCTGCAGGGACTGCCAAATAATCACCGAGTTCCGCTAAACCGGGTGCACCGGTATCCCAATACGGAATCCCATCTTGTGCTGTGTTCTCAATATAAAAATCCGCAGTGGCTTCCGCGGCTTTGCGCATGTGTGCAGTCGCCAGTTCATATCCGCCGTAAGGTTCAAGCATATCTGCCGGCAATGTGTCAAAAAACTCAAGTTGCTCTGCATACCCCGTAATAATCCATGCAAGCCCGCGGGTCCACGTCGTAAAGGGTGAATACCCCTGCTGCGTGCTTGGACATCGATAGTTCCCATCGTTCGTATTAAAGATAGATTCATGCACCACCCGTCCACGCAGATCGAACGCATCACGTCCTTCGCCGTAGTAGACGTTATAGGTCGCTGTCGTCTGCGAATGGTGAAGCAACCGTTCCAGTAGGCTGATAGCGGCATCCCCCTCACCCATCAGCACGGCACCGAGGGTATGTCCAAGCCCTAAAGCTCGCAAAGACCGGATAGTGTCTGAGAAGAGTGAATGCGGTCCGTTGAAGGAAGCGATATATCCTGTCCCATCACTAATACGCGTCCAGCGACTCGCCTGCACGGCAGCGGAGGCTTTCAGGGCGAGTTCATAGAAATCCATCTCGCTATCGTTCCACGGAATCACATCCTCACGCATCAAACGCCGGAGGTTACCATAGGTAGAGACGTTATTGAACCCGTGATCGTGGACACCGATATGTGTCACGTGGGGTGCCATTTTCTCAACCGTGTTCCGTCTACCGATCTCAAGGAACTGTTCATCGCCGGTGGCATCAAATTGAAGGATAGCGGAGCCGAATTGAAACCCTTGGGTCCACTCGGTCCAGCCGCGTGTCGTGTAGGTCCCAGCGACCGTAAACACAGGTGTTCCGTTTTCGGGGAGCCATGTGTCTTCTATGGCTAAAATCTTTTGACCTGAGCATTCAAAAAGCCTCTCAAGCTGGGACTTCAGATCAATGGGACGCAATGAATCGTTTATCTGCATATTTTTAATTTTCCTTATCAGTATCTCTATAGCGTTCACATATCACTTCGATGAGATTGGTTGTGGATTTACCGGGAACGTTCAAACCGACGATAACCTCACCCCCGTTTGCCTCAACGACATCCCTTTCAATGAGTTGTTCCAATTGATAGTCGCCACCTTTAACGTGGATATTCGGTTTGAGTTCGGAGAGTAAGGAAATTGGTGTTAATTCTGGAAAGATAACGACGTAATCAACACATTCTAACCCGGCGAGCATTTCTGCGCGCTCATCTTCAGGGACGAGTGGACGATTCTCACCCTTGAGGTGTCGGACTGAACTATCGCTGTTGACGGCTACCACGAGCATATCCCCAAGCTGGCGCGCCGCCTGAAGGTAACGGAGATGGCCCAAATGTAGGACATCAAAACAACCGTTGGTCGTGACAACAACGTTGCCGTCTGTTTTCGCTTGCTTAAGGATAGAGGCAAGTTTGCTGCGATGATAAATTTTATGGTTTAACATTTTTCTATTTAGTGGCAGTTTTCCCAATTACCAACGGTTTCTCCTGATTCGGCGCTTCTCACTCGCTCTCCATTTGCGCTCCCCGGCCCCCGCTTCTCGAAGCAGGAGACGGAGAAACTCTAATGCAAAACGTACCATGAACACTAATACTTTTGTCACGAATTTCACGTGGATATCCTCTTTGCTTGCTTGAATGAATGGGTAAGACCTAAGCATTAATAGTCTAACACGCATCAGACCGCTTGGCAAGTTTTTCCTATATTGCTGAATTCCTGACCTCGTGCTACAATGCAGTGGAAATTGCAATAAAAAAAATACACCAAATTAGGAGGAAAGAGATGACAGATCCAAAAGAACAGACACATCGTGGGTTACCTATTTGCACGCTCGGTGCCCCCGGACACGGCAAAACAACATTGACAGCGGCGATAGCGAAAGTTGTTGCGAGAATCGGCGCGATCCACACAAACGGCGATAGCGATTTTGAAGCACAAATCCCAATCAGTCACCCAATCCGAGAAGGGGTTGGCATTACCTACCGTGCGATCGCGTATGAAACCGGTGGTAAACTTTACACCCACATCGATTGCGAGACACACATTGATGTGGTCAAAATGCTCGTCAGCGGTTCTCCCGCAATCCATAGCGCAATATGGATCGTAAATGCGGTTGAAGGGGTTACACCTGACTCCGAAGCACACCTGCGTCTTGCCAATCATACACATCTCCCGACAGTGTTATCCTTTCTGAATACAGATGGCATTCCAAATGACGATGAACTGATAGACATTTGCCAACAAGAGATGAGAGAGCTGCTGAACGGGTGTGGTTGGGATGAGGATACGGCTCCAATAATTGTTGGGGACGCGCGCAAAGCATTAGACTACAGGGGAGACAGCATTACCTCTGCGCAGTGGCAACCGATTGTTGACTTTATCTTCGCCATGAATCGGGCAATGCCTGCCCCCGTGGACACAGCACACTTACCGCTTATCATGCCAATCCATGAAATCGCTGCGGAAATGAAGGAGCGTGTGTCCGTGCGCGGCGATATTGTGCAGGGACAACTCGCTGTGGGACAAGCGATAGATGTTGTGGGCAAAGGGGATAGAATTAAGACGCGGGTTCTCAGCATAACGGAGGATGAAGTATGCGTTGAATCTGAACCCGACTGGTTGTCTATTGGACAGGTGCTTTGTACACCGAAGACCGTCAAATCACATTCCGAATTTACCGCACTCATCTATCTGCTGACACATGAAGAGAGCAGCACCCACATCCCGCTCGTAGAAAACGATAGACCTGACATCCATTTATGGGGTATTGACATGCCAGCGCATCTAAAACTTCCGCCAAGTCTCTCCCTGCTTACACCAGGGGCTTATGCACACGTCTCTCTTACGCTTGATCTACCCTTGGTGATGGAGGTTGGCACGCGGTTTGAAGTGAAAAAGATGGGATCGCGCATAGGAATTGGGGTTGTGACGGGTGTGGCGTGATGTTTTTCTAACGTGCAGCAGCAATCGCATCTGACAGGGCGAGGTCACCGGTATACAAAGCACGTCCAATAATCGCGCCGCTGGCACCGATCTGCTTCAAAGCCTCAACGTCAGCAAGCGATGTGACACCCCCCGAACCAATGACATCCGCAGGGATGGCATCAATAATATCAGCCGTTGCGTCAACATTGGGACCTTTGAGCATCCCATCGCTTTTGATGTCGGTGTAGATAAGCGTTTGGACCTCCGGCATCTCTACAGCAAATTCGACGGCAGATTTTTGGGAGACCTCTAACCATCCGTCCGTGGCGACCTTTCCATCTCTGGCATCAATGCCGACAGCGACACGCGCACCGTATTCGGCACACGCCTGTTTCACGAGACTCGGTTGTTTGAGTGCAACCGTTCCTAAAATGGCGCGATCCACGCCTAATGTCAGAACCGCTTCTAATTGCGCCATACTGCGGATACCTCCCCCCAGCTGGACAGGAATATCAAGGGCAGAAACGATTTCGCTGACGATGTGGAGGTTCGCCGATTCACCCTGAAACGCGCCGTCCAGATCCACGAGGTGCAAGTATTCCGCACCCTCGGTTTGCCACCGCAGTGCCATTTCTATAGGTGCATCCGAGAAAATCGTCTCCTGCGAGGCGATCCCCTGCACTAAATTCACACATTTTCCACCGCGAAGATCGATGGCGGGTAGTATATACAAAGTCTTTCCTTCCGTAGTTGACGGCACAACGGCGTGTGCCTACTACTATTCATCTCGGAAAATACCGAGCAATTTCAATTGGACGATTGAGATAACCGCAATAATGAAAAACAGTACCCATCCGATCGTCGCCGCATAGCCGAGACGCATGAACTGAAATCCATTTTTGTAGAGATACATGACGATCGTCGAGCCGGCATCCGCAGGTTCACCCCCGTTTGTCAAAATGAACGGAAGGTCGAAGAGTTGGAGCGAGCCTATCATCGAAACCACGAAAACGAAGGCTATCACGGGTCGTAAGGAGGGGAGCGTGACATGGATGAACGCCTGCCACCAGTTGGCACCATCAACGGCTGCCGCTTCATACAATTCCTGCCGAATCCCTTGTAATCCCGCTAAAAAATAGATCATATTGAATCCCGCCCATTGCCAAACACCTGTCAGGATGACCGCCGGCATCACGTATTTCTCCTCGTTTAACCAACCGATCTCTTTGCCGAAGAGGACGAATTCCTGATTTACTAAACCTGCCCGCTGGTCGTAGACGAGGTTAAAGATAATCGCGACAAAAACGCCTGCAACAAGGACGGGTGCGAAAAAAGCGAGACGTAGGAAATTCTTTCCCTTGACGAATTTGGAGTTGAGCAGGATCGCTAACAGCAGCGCAATCGGTAGTTGGAGGGTAAGCGTGCCTACTGCGAAATAGGCGGTGTTCCGTAACGATTTCCAAAAGATTGGGTCGCCGAACAGATCCGTGAAGTTACCAATGCCGACAAATATCCGACTTTGGAATCCACGCATTTCATAGAGACTCATCACGAGTGACGAAATAAGCGGATAGCCCATAAAAATGACGAAAAGCAGATAAAATGGAGCGATAAAAAGATAGGGAGCGATTTTCTGTTGTTGATTCCAAAGCAGGTTTGTTGTGCGTTTCTGCTTCATATTTTTTAATTATTCCTTCCACTGCGTTTCAGGCTACGTTCTAAATGTCTTTTGCGGAATTTACAGGTCTCCCCATCTGCCTCTATCCTTGGCAATCAGGGCTCGCACTTTTTCTGCCAAATCGGTTAACGCCTCTCTCGGTGTCTGTTTCTCGGTGACAGCAGCGAAAATTGCATCGTTGAGGAGATCTGCCCCTTCCGACCAGTAGGGGTTCTGATACCGCGCTGGCATATCGGGTGCCAATTTGATAAATAACGCTCCCAGCTGCTGTCCCCCCAAGTAAACATCAGGTTCCTTAAAGATGGGGGCATCCCATGCGGATTTGAGCGGCGGAATAATGCGGGTCGTCTCATAGCGGTTGACAAGACCGGGGCGGTCAAAATAGGTAAACTTGAGCACTTCCCACGCCAGATCCGGGTTTTCACACTGCTTCGTGATCCCGATCATGGTTCCCCCGCGCGTTGTGGTTCGCCGACCCCCGGGGTGCCACGCAGGCATGCTGATCGCCTTCCATTTACCGGACATCTGCGGCACCTGACTCTTGAGAATGCCAACATACCAATCCGGCGCAAGGATAGAGAGAATCTTGCCATCTTGCATCGCGGCGAAATTACTCGGATCCCCGTGCCATGTGCCGTATACTGGGGTAGCGATTTTATGTTCATTGAACAACGCCGTGAAGAATTCCAACGTTTCGATCGCGAGTTCACTGTCTATAATGACGTTGCCCTCTTCGTCGAAAAATCCTCCGCCCTGTTGGAGGAGTAAACTGAAATAGTCGCTCTCCGTGCGCCGATCCAACACGATTGCGTATTGGTCAATCCTACCATCGCCATCAAGATCGCGAGTCGCCTGCTTTCCGGCAGCGATGAAGTCGTCCCATGTTTCAATTTCTGTCATTTCAACACCAGCGGCTTTAAAGAGATCATCCCGGTAGAGTAGGATGACGGGATGTAAATCGTGCGGGATGCCGTAAATCCGACCGCGGTAGGACCAGGGTGTGAAGCGACTGACGACCAATTTCTCCATCCATCCTTCGCTTTCTAAACGGGGACGCAAATCAACAAAGCCTACTTCGTCGATGGCTCCCTTAAGAAACCGACCAATGGATGTAATCTCAACCTCAACGAGATCCGGGGCACCAAAGTTGGATAACATCGCAGCGAGGAGTTTATCGTGCATGGTGTTACCGAAATTGATGAGTTGGACGTTGATGCCTGGGTTCTGTGCCTCAAAGATGGGGACGCGTGCCTGGTATTCTTCGTAGTGGGTGTTCGCGAAAATCCAGAATTCGAGATTCTCACCTTCCTCCTCCGTCCGTCCGAAAATGAAAAGCGTAGAAATCAGGAACAGAACCAACATGACCATCGGTCCCTTGCCGAGTGGAAAACTCTCGGAATCAATAGGAAGGCGAAACATAGATAACTCCGATCAGAAAAAAATCGCTTGACTTTTGCACGCGTAACGATTAAAATTTATCAGAATACAGTCTTTTTAGCAACAAACTTTTTGTTTGGAGAGGAAGAGGTCGCGAGTATGGGAAATCCGCAGAAACCCCACGTAAAAACACTCGCGCCTACGAAAAAGGAGTTCTGTCTGCAAAATATATCAAAAAGGAGGGTAACTCTATATGCCCACATACGAGTATAAGTGTCTCGCATGCGACAACCGATTTGAGCGGTTTCAGGGTATTACCGCCCCCGCCATCGAGGAATGCCCGGAGTGCAATGGCAAAGTGAAACGACTCATCGGCGCTGGTGCCGGATTGATTTTCAAAGGCTCCGGATTCTACATTACGGACTACCGCAGTGAGGGCTACAAAGAATCAGCGAAGAAGGATAAAAATGAGTCGTCAGATAAAAGCACTTCATCGGACAAAAGCGGGAAAAAAGAAAAGAAAACCGATACGAGTGGCGAATCAAAGAGCACGTCCACCGATTAGAAACTGAACTCGTAATCTCAAGCAATGCCTTAACCGTGTTCTGCTTTTAGACGATGTGCCTTCCGAATGAGGTTATTATCCTTCGCAAACTTCTGTGTCGCCTTTACCAACCCATCTACATGTGATACCATGTCCTTCTCGACTTGCACAATCCGGTCGATCAGATACGGCTGATTGCCCTGTTCTATTGCCTTCCGCATGATAGAGAGGAGATACATATAGATGGCATCCGCCTCACTGCCTTCAATCGCGATTGCGATTGCGAAGGCTTCATCGAGCGAAATCTCTCCACTCTCGACCTTCTGTTCGTGGGCATCCAGAGCGTCCGTAATTTGCTGAACTGGGAGGTCGGATAATTCTGTCACAGGGGCATCAATCCCGAAGGCATCCACACACACAGATCGTCCGAAGTCCACGAGAATGTAATGTTGCCATTCTTCTGTGCTCATCTGTTCCCAAAATCGCGCGATCCGTTCATCAACACTCCCTAAGTGCAACGAGAGGGAGGCATAGAGCTTCGCTTGCCGCAGTTCAATGTCTTGACAAAGATCAAAAAGCTCTCCGAGTGTCAAACGTTTCTCCTTCCAAGGTAGCAGGTATATGCTGCTGTGCCGTAACTTTTAAGGTAGTAGGCACACGCCGTTGTGCCGTAACCCGTTCTAAATATGAAGGGGCAAGGTAATTGCGGTCCCCGATTGCATACTCAGCGTGACCGCCTCCGTAAATTCCATATATTTCACACCCGTATCAAAGTCAGTGTGTGTGATAACTTCCTCGCCACGGATAGCGTTCACAAATTCTTCCTCGACTCGCCACGCGCCCGCCTCTGAATCAGGAATATCAATCTCGGTGAGTTCAGTATCCGCTTTTTGTCCGCCGTAAAGTTGGTTCCCCGAAAAACGTAAAGTTCCGTTGCTGCCGAA
It includes:
- a CDS encoding efflux RND transporter permease subunit, whose translation is DAVVSNVGLHTFMSGLVRRSVTYGSNLGEVIVELTPKQERTRGVDEIIAELRTKTTTISGIARLSFVTQDGGAPQVADVSVKVKGPRFENLTELTGVFKTALSQIDGVYDIRDDFSIGKSELHISLNQEKAYQYGLTTFQVAQTVRTAIDGAKATTYREADEAIDVIVKYEEDALTNLAELNNLLIATPTGAIVPLKDVADIVEEKGYADIHRFEGERAITVYASVNREKTTAFKVNQSLISAFADIESLYPGYYLDFRGVFDEITESFSELWKLFIVGLLLIYVVLGAQFRSFIQPIIIMFAVPFGMIGAMIGLLLSNATLSIVAMFGIVALAGIVVNDSIVLIDFMNKYREKGYNKWYAILKGSSLRLRPIVLTTVTTIFGLIPMAIGLGGKSPIWMPMAYTIIFGLAVATLMTLFVMPGLYAITTDVRRIFLKNPEARFRPVSDEELSRVAVPADD
- a CDS encoding Gfo/Idh/MocA family oxidoreductase, which gives rise to MKITFIGVGGITRSYRQSLNQLERRIAAVCDINAERVASIADEENATAYTDHNEMLQTEKPDVVFICIPPGAHTTQVADAAASGAAVFVAKPVAQDLETAQHARDAIATAGVINQVGYMARYSDITAKAKELVGDRQLTMGIGRFLTRMGAGHPWWGKYEVSRGQMVEQTTHVFDLIRYFLGDVANVHAYGIKGVSEGIADFEECTVCNMQFESGAVGSITSTCVARAHDHFATELVGDDFYLKLTLDLGLRGQISGEAIDYTGTEAGYFRQVEQFIKAVEANDQGLVISPYADAVKSLAATLAANRSLESGQVEPMAL
- a CDS encoding glycosyl hydrolase, which codes for MQINDSLRPIDLKSQLERLFECSGQKILAIEDTWLPENGTPVFTVAGTYTTRGWTEWTQGFQFGSAILQFDATGDEQFLEIGRRNTVEKMAPHVTHIGVHDHGFNNVSTYGNLRRLMREDVIPWNDSEMDFYELALKASAAVQASRWTRISDGTGYIASFNGPHSLFSDTIRSLRALGLGHTLGAVLMGEGDAAISLLERLLHHSQTTATYNVYYGEGRDAFDLRGRVVHESIFNTNDGNYRCPSTQQGYSPFTTWTRGLAWIITGYAEQLEFFDTLPADMLEPYGGYELATAHMRKAAEATADFYIENTAQDGIPYWDTGAPGLAELGDYLAVPADPYNDLEPVDSSAAAIAAQGLIRLGNYLRKHGESEAGDSYYQAGLTVAKTLFAEPYLSESETHQGLLLHSVYHRPNGWDHVPEGRKIPCGEASMWGDYHARELAVLLWREINEKPYLTFF
- the rfaE2 gene encoding D-glycero-beta-D-manno-heptose 1-phosphate adenylyltransferase; the encoded protein is MLNHKIYHRSKLASILKQAKTDGNVVVTTNGCFDVLHLGHLRYLQAARQLGDMLVVAVNSDSSVRHLKGENRPLVPEDERAEMLAGLECVDYVVIFPELTPISLLSELKPNIHVKGGDYQLEQLIERDVVEANGGEVIVGLNVPGKSTTNLIEVICERYRDTDKEN
- the hisA gene encoding 1-(5-phosphoribosyl)-5-[(5-phosphoribosylamino)methylideneamino]imidazole-4-carboxamide isomerase, whose amino-acid sequence is MYILPAIDLRGGKCVNLVQGIASQETIFSDAPIEMALRWQTEGAEYLHLVDLDGAFQGESANLHIVSEIVSALDIPVQLGGGIRSMAQLEAVLTLGVDRAILGTVALKQPSLVKQACAEYGARVAVGIDARDGKVATDGWLEVSQKSAVEFAVEMPEVQTLIYTDIKSDGMLKGPNVDATADIIDAIPADVIGSGGVTSLADVEALKQIGASGAIIGRALYTGDLALSDAIAAAR
- a CDS encoding sugar ABC transporter permease, whose translation is MKQKRTTNLLWNQQQKIAPYLFIAPFYLLFVIFMGYPLISSLVMSLYEMRGFQSRIFVGIGNFTDLFGDPIFWKSLRNTAYFAVGTLTLQLPIALLLAILLNSKFVKGKNFLRLAFFAPVLVAGVFVAIIFNLVYDQRAGLVNQEFVLFGKEIGWLNEEKYVMPAVILTGVWQWAGFNMIYFLAGLQGIRQELYEAAAVDGANWWQAFIHVTLPSLRPVIAFVFVVSMIGSLQLFDLPFILTNGGEPADAGSTIVMYLYKNGFQFMRLGYAATIGWVLFFIIAVISIVQLKLLGIFRDE
- a CDS encoding sugar ABC transporter substrate-binding protein; the encoded protein is MFRLPIDSESFPLGKGPMVMLVLFLISTLFIFGRTEEEGENLEFWIFANTHYEEYQARVPIFEAQNPGINVQLINFGNTMHDKLLAAMLSNFGAPDLVEVEITSIGRFLKGAIDEVGFVDLRPRLESEGWMEKLVVSRFTPWSYRGRIYGIPHDLHPVILLYRDDLFKAAGVEMTEIETWDDFIAAGKQATRDLDGDGRIDQYAIVLDRRTESDYFSLLLQQGGGFFDEEGNVIIDSELAIETLEFFTALFNEHKIATPVYGTWHGDPSNFAAMQDGKILSILAPDWYVGILKSQVPQMSGKWKAISMPAWHPGGRRTTTRGGTMIGITKQCENPDLAWEVLKFTYFDRPGLVNRYETTRIIPPLKSAWDAPIFKEPDVYLGGQQLGALFIKLAPDMPARYQNPYWSEGADLLNDAIFAAVTEKQTPREALTDLAEKVRALIAKDRGRWGDL
- a CDS encoding zinc ribbon domain-containing protein, translating into MPTYEYKCLACDNRFERFQGITAPAIEECPECNGKVKRLIGAGAGLIFKGSGFYITDYRSEGYKESAKKDKNESSDKSTSSDKSGKKEKKTDTSGESKSTSTD